GCCGCCACCGGCGGCCCCATCGACATCGGGTAGAGCGGGAGTGGCTCCAGCCAGGGGCGACGCGAGGAGGAGGAAGGGTTACATGGCCCTGACCATCGGCGTGGATGTGGGCGGCACGAAGGTGGCCGCGGGGGTCGTCGACGACCGGGGGACGATCCTGGAGAAGGTCCGCCGGCCGACTCCCTCGACCAACCCCAAGGAGACCGCCGAGACCATCGCCGAGGTCGTCGACCTGCTGAAGGGCAAGTACGAGGAGGTCGCGGCGGTCGGGCTCGGCACCGCGGGCTTCGTCGACGAGACCCGCTCCACCGTGCTGTTCGCGCCGAACCTCGCCTGGCGCGACGAGCCGATCAAGGAGAAGGTCGAGAGCCTCGTCGGGCTGCCGGTGGTCGTGGAGAACGACGGCAACGCCACCGCGTGGGGCGAGGCCCGGTTCGGCGCCGGGCGCGGCGAGAACTTCCTCGTCCTGGTCGCCCTCGGCACCGGCATCGGCGGCGGCATCATCATCAACGGCGAGCTGTACCGGGGCCGGTTCGGCATCGGCGCGGAGATGGGGCACTTCCGGGTCGTCCCGGACGGGCGCCGCTGCGGCTGCGGCAACCGCGGCTGCTGGGAGCAGTACGCCAGCGGCAACGCCCTCGTGCACGAGGCGCGCGACCTGGCCCGGGTGGCGCCCGCGATGGCGGGGCGCCTGCTGGAGCTCGGCGGCGGGCGGCCCGAGGGCATCAGCGGCCCCGAGGTGTCGCAGGCGGCCCGGGAGGGCGACAAGGCGGCGCTGGAGTGCTTCCGGACGATCGCGCACTGGGCGGGCCAGGGCCTGGCCGACCTCAGCGCGATCCTCGACCCGGGCGCCTTCATCATCGGCGGCGGCCTGTCGGACGCCGGCGACCTGCTGCTCGACCCGATCCGCGCCGCGTTCGAGGACGCCCTGACCGGCCGCGGCCACCGCCCGCTGCCCGACATCCGGATCGCCGAGCTGGGCTCCGCGGCGGGCATCGTCGGCGCCGCCGACCTGGCCCGCGTCCGCCCGTTCCAGGACGTGATCGTCTGAGCGTGGCCGCCGTCCGGCTGCTCTCCTACAACGTCCGGTCGCTGCGCGACGACCCGGCCGCCGTGGCCCGCGTCGTCCGCGCGAACGCCCCGGACGTGGTGTGCGTGCAGGAGGTCCCGCGCTTCTGGGGGTGGCGGCTGCGCCGCCGCCGCCTGGCGCGGGACTGCGGCCTGCGGATCGCGGCGGGGCGGCGGGCCTGCGGGCTCGCCGTCCTCGCCGCGCCGCACGTGCGCCGCGTGGCCCGCGAGTTCCACCTGCTCACCCCGGACCCGGGCCTGCACCGCCGCGCCCTCGCGATCGCCGTCCTGGAGGTCGGCGGCACCCGCCTGATCGCCGCGAGCACCCACCTCGACCTGGCGGACGGCCCGCGGCTGCGGCACGTCCACGAGATCATCGTCCGCCTCGACCGCGCCCGCGACCGCCACGGCGCCCCGGTCGTGCTCGCGGGCGACGTCAACGAGGAGCCGGGCGGGCCGGCCTGGTCGCTGCTGGCGGACCGGTTCCAGGACGCCTACGCGGCCGCTCCGGCGGGCGGGGAGCTCACCTTCACCGCGCGCGACCCGAAGCGCCGCATCGACGGCGTCTTCGCCGACCCCGCCGTGCGGGTCACCGCGTGCGGGGTGCCGCCCGACGACGCCGGCGACCACGCCCGGGCCACCGACCACCGGCCCGTGCTGGCCGAGCTCGGACCTTCCTAGACGACGGCCCCGTCGTCGGGGTCGCGGGGCTCGTCGCCCATGCGCAGGACGAGGGTGACGAAGCCGCCGATGAACGCGGCGACCGCGAGGAAGGCGGCCCAGCCGGGGACCTCCCAGTCGAGGATGACGGTCACCAGCAGGTAGACGGGACCGCCGATCAGCGCGATCCAGGCGCCCTTGGTGAGCGGGTCGGCGCTCGGCAGCGGCGGGGGAGGGGGCGGGACGTAGTGCTCCTCGTCGCCGTCGTCGTCGCCGGCCGGGAACGCCGGCTCCTCGGCCGGCTTGATCACGCGGGCGCGGGGCAGCCGCCCGGTGCGGTCCTCGCCCTCGCGCGGGGGGTCGGCGGGCTCGCGGATGTCCTCCTCGTCGGGCCACGGGACCTCGTCGCCCTCGGGGACGGAGTCGTACCCGGCGACGATCTCGGCCCAGATGGCGTCCTCGTCGCGTTCGGCGGCGCCGCCCGCCTGGCCCGCGCCGGCGAGGCCGGTCCCGGCGCGCTCCGCGGCGTCGAGGCGGTCGGCGTCCGCGCGTTCGGTGCCCGGCAGGTCGGCGTCGGCGAGTTCGGAGGCCTCGCGGTCGCCGTCGGAGCCGCGGGCCGAGGCCTCGCGCAGCCGGGCGAGGTGCACGCGCAGGATGCCCTCGGCGGCCGGCTTCATGTCGACGTCCACGTACAGCCGGTCGAGGACGTCGCCGGCGACCGGCTCCGCCGCCGCCTCGGCGAGCTCGGGAAGGCCGGACGGGGACGCCGCGTACGCCGCGACGCCCGCCTCGCCGAGCGCCGACAGCATCGCGTCCGCGAGATGCGGCGCGAGGTCGACGAGTGGGGCGTAGGTCTCCGCTGACAGTCCATTGCCACGGCGATTCACGGGGCCGGCTCCTTCGACGACTCCGGCGTGACCGACAGCACCGGCATGGCGGCCTCCGCTCCCCCCATTGACATGTGATGCCCGGTCGCCCCCGCGTGGAGGCACTCCCGGACACCCCGAAACGTGTGTCCCACGGTATTCGCTGCGCCGCCCGGGACAAGCCCTCCGGCGCACCCGATTGAGATTTACCGCTCCGAGCCTACGGTTATTCCCGGCCCGCCGCCGTCGCGCGGCCTGGTCCCGGTGACGGGTACCGGCCGGTAGATCGGTGAGACGGAGAGTGGGAGGATGTCCCATCATCCCCGTCGGCCAGGACCGGGGCACGCCCGCGCGGGGGCGTCCGGTCCGAGGGAAAGGTACCCGCATACGATGCTCTGGTTCTGGATCCTGCTGAGGATCGTCCTCTCCCCGGTCATGTACCTGCTGTGGTGGCCGCGGAACCGGGGGGCGCGCAACGTCCCGAAGCGCGGGCCGGCGCTGATGGTGAGCAACCACCTGTCGTTCGCCGACCACTTCTTCGGCCCGCTGCCGCTGATGCGCCCGATCTTCTTCATCGGCAAGGAGGAGTACTTCACCGGCCGGGGGATCAAGGGGCTGGTCAGCAAGGGCTTCTTCACCGGCGTCGGGGTGGTGCCGGTCGACCGGACCGGCGGCTCGGCGGCCGAGGCGGCGCTGCAGACGGGGCTGCGCATCCTCGGCGAGGGCAAGCTCCTCGGCATCTACCCCGAGGGCACCCGGGCGCCCGACAACCGGCTGTACCGCGGCAAGACGGGGGTCGCGCGGCTGGCGCTGAAGTCGCGGGTGCCGGTGATCCCGATGGCGATGGTCAACACCTTCGAGCTGATGCCGCCCGGCAGGCCGTACCCGCGGCTCGGGATCCGGCCGGGCGTGCGGTTCGGCGAGCCCATGGACTTCTCCCGCCACTACGGGCGCGAGGACGACCACGAGGTGCTCCGCGAGATCACCGACGAGATCATGATGGCGATCCAGAGGCTGTCCGGGCAGGAGTACGTCGACCGGTACTCCGCCGAGGTGAAGGCGGAGCTCGCCGGCAAGGAGGTGCGTCCGGTCGAGGAGGACGACGGAGGGCTGAGTGACCGCGGCTGAGCCGCGCGGGACGGGCCTGGAGACCGCGCTGTGGCGGGCCGTGGCCGTCTACCGCGGGCTCGCCCTGGGCTACGCCGCGGTCGTGATCGCCATGAACCACGGCGGCTACGCCCACCCCTTCGGCGGATGGGCCGTCCTCGCCGTCATGGCCGGGTGGACCGGCTACGCGTCGTTCGCCTTCGGCCCCGCCGCCTTCGCCTCCACCGGCCGGGCTCGCCGCGGCCGGCCGCTGCTGGCCGCCGACCTCGCCGTCGCGGCGGGATGCGTGCTGGCGACGGCGTGGGTGGAGGCGTCCGGGAACATCGCCGCCGGGCGCCCCACGCTGCCGGTGTCGTGGGTGGCGGCCGCGGTGCTCTCGTGGGCGGTCGCCGGCGGGCGGCGGGCCGGCGTCGCGGCCGCGGCCGTCCTGGCCGCCGCGAACCTGATGGTGCACGCGGTCGCCGGGACGAGCGGCGGCATCGGCGGCACGACGTTCAACGGCATCGTCCTGCTGTTCCTCGCGGGCCTCGTCGTCGGGCACGTCGTGCGGCTGGCGCGGGAGGCGGAGGCGCGGCTGGCGCGGGCCGTCGAGCTGGAGGCGGCGACCCGCGAGCGGGAGCGGCTGGCGCGCCGCATCCACGACTCGGTGCTCCAGGTCCTGGCGATGGTGCAGCGGCGCGGCGGCGAGCTCGGCGGCGAGGCGGCCGAGCTCGGCCGCCTCGCGGGCGAGCAGGAGGCGGCCCTGCGCGCCCTCGTCGGCGCGGGTCCGGCGGTGCCGCCCGCGGACGCCTCCGGCGCCGGGACCGACCTGCGGCCGCTGCTGGCCGGGCACGCCTCCACCTCCGTGACGGTGTCGACGCCCGCCACGGAGGTGCGGCTGCCGGCCCACGCCGCCGGGGAGGTCGAGGCGGCGGTGGCGGCGGCCCTCGACAACGTCCGGCGGCACTGCGGCGAGGGGGCCCGCGCCTGGGTCCTGCTGGAGGACGGCGAGGGCGAGGTCACCGTCAGCGTCCGCGACGACGGCCCGGGCGTGCCCCCCGGGCGGCTGGACCGGGCGGCCGCGGACGGGCGGCTCGGCGTCGCCCAGTCCATCCGCGGCCGCATCGCCGACCTCGGCGGCACCGTGTCGATCGTCTCGGGTGAGGGCGACGGGACCGAGGTCGAGATGACCGTGCCGCGGGCTAGGGTGTGACCGTGAGCGACGTTCCCCTCCGGCCCCTCCGGGTCATGGTCGTGGACGACCACCCGATGTGGCGCGAGGCGGTGGCCCGCGACCTCGGCGAGGCCGGGCACGACGTGGTCGCGACCGCGGGGGAGGGCCGCGCCGCCGTCCGCATCGCCGCCGCCGCGCGCCCCCAGGTGGCCGTGGTCGACCTCCAGCTGCCCGACCTCAGCGGGGTCGAGGTGACCCGGCGCCTCGCCGCCGCCGACCCGCCCGTCCGCGTGCTGGTGCTGTCGGCCAGCGGCGAGCAGCAGGACGTCCTGGAGGCGGTGAAGGCGGGCGCGACCGGCTACCTGCTCAAGTCCGCCGCCCGCGAGGAGTTCCTGGACGCCGTCCGGCGGACCGGTGAGGGCGACGCCGTCTTCACCCCCGGGCTCGCCGGGCTCGTCCTCGGCGAGTACCGCCGCCTCGCCGCCGCACCCGCCCGCGCGGACGACGACGCGCCGCGGCTGACCGAGCGCGAGACCGAGGTGCTGCGCCTCGTCGCGAAGGGCCTGACCTACAAGCAGATCGCGCAGCGCCTCGTCCTGTCCCACCGGACGGTGCAGAACCACGTGCAGAACACCCTCGGCAAGCTCCAGCTCCACAACCGCGTCGAACTCGTCCGCTACGCCATCGAGAAGGGCCTCGACGAGGAGGAGTAGCGCGGGGCGAACCGCCGCGGCGCCGCCTGCGTCTCACCGGCAAAGGCGAACAGCGACGGGAGCGCGTCATGGCGGACGAGATCCTGGGCCCCGCGCTGGGGTTCCTCGCGGCCCACCTCCTGGCCGGCCTCGCGCTGCTGGCGGTCCTGCGGCGGATGCGGGCCGCGGTGCGGCGGGGCAGCCCCCCGGCGCGCGAGCTGCACCCCTACGAGGTCGCCTACCTGCAGGGCGGGGGGCGCCACGCGATAGCCGCCTCGGTCACGGCGCTGCGGCTGGACGGCGCTGCCGACGCCTACGCCGACGGCAGGCTGCTGGCCACCGAGCCGTCCGGCGCCGGGCCGCGCGCCGCCGGGACGCCGCTGGACGCGGCGGTCTTCGGGGCCGTCGCGCACCTGCGGGCCGGGACGCTCGCCGAGATCACCGCCGAGCCGGGCGTGCGCGCGGCGCTCGACCAGCTCCGCGACGGGCTCGCCGCGCAGGGCATGGTGCTCGCGCCGGCCGGGCGCCGCCGGCTGCGCACCCTCCAGGGGGTCATGTTCGGCTGGATACTGCTCGGCTTCGCCGCCTTCGTCGTGAGCGACGCCTTCAGCGGGTTCGCCGGCAAGGCCGTGCCGATGGCCGGGCTGATCGCCCTCGGCTTCGGAGCCCTCGGCCTCGACTCGGGCGCCGAGCGGACGCGGGAGGGCGAGCTGGCCGTCGAGCGGGCCAAGGAGTCCCGGCCCGACCTCGACCCGGCGAACGAGCCGGCCTACGCCGGGCTGCCGGCGCCCGCCGTGCTGATGGGCGTGGCGCTGTTCGGCACGGCCGCGCTCATGGCGCTCGACCCGGCGTTCGCCCAGACCGTGGGGCTCGGCCGGTACCTGGAGATGGCCGGGGCCGCGGCCTCCTCCGGCGGCTACTCGGGCTCCTCCTGCTCCTCGACCGCCTCGGTGTGCTCGTCCTCGTCCTGCGGAGGAGGCGGGTCGTGCGGCGGGGGGAGCGGCGGCGGCGGGAGCGGCTGCGGAGGGGGCGGCGGCTGCGGTGGCGGCGGCTGCGGCGGAGGAAGCTGAGATGCGGCTGGGCGTGGGGATCGGCTGGCGCCCCGAGATCGCCGGGTTCGTCGGCGCGCTGCCGGGGCTGCGCTTCGCCGAAGTGATCGCCGAGTCGGTGCACCCGGAGGGGCCGGCCCCCGAGCTGCTCGCGCTGCGCGACCGCGGCGCGGCGATCGTCCCGCACGGGGTGCGGCTGTCGCTCGGCGGCGCCGAGCCCGTGGCCGCCGAGCGGGTCGCGCACCTGGCCGCCTGCGCCGAGGCGCTCGGCGCGCCGCTGGCGAGCGAGCACGTCGCGTTCGTGCGCGCGGGCGGCGTCGAGGCCGGGCACCTGCTGCCGGTGC
The sequence above is a segment of the Actinomadura coerulea genome. Coding sequences within it:
- a CDS encoding ROK family glucokinase; the protein is MALTIGVDVGGTKVAAGVVDDRGTILEKVRRPTPSTNPKETAETIAEVVDLLKGKYEEVAAVGLGTAGFVDETRSTVLFAPNLAWRDEPIKEKVESLVGLPVVVENDGNATAWGEARFGAGRGENFLVLVALGTGIGGGIIINGELYRGRFGIGAEMGHFRVVPDGRRCGCGNRGCWEQYASGNALVHEARDLARVAPAMAGRLLELGGGRPEGISGPEVSQAAREGDKAALECFRTIAHWAGQGLADLSAILDPGAFIIGGGLSDAGDLLLDPIRAAFEDALTGRGHRPLPDIRIAELGSAAGIVGAADLARVRPFQDVIV
- a CDS encoding endonuclease/exonuclease/phosphatase family protein, which gives rise to MAAVRLLSYNVRSLRDDPAAVARVVRANAPDVVCVQEVPRFWGWRLRRRRLARDCGLRIAAGRRACGLAVLAAPHVRRVAREFHLLTPDPGLHRRALAIAVLEVGGTRLIAASTHLDLADGPRLRHVHEIIVRLDRARDRHGAPVVLAGDVNEEPGGPAWSLLADRFQDAYAAAPAGGELTFTARDPKRRIDGVFADPAVRVTACGVPPDDAGDHARATDHRPVLAELGPS
- a CDS encoding lysophospholipid acyltransferase family protein, yielding MLWFWILLRIVLSPVMYLLWWPRNRGARNVPKRGPALMVSNHLSFADHFFGPLPLMRPIFFIGKEEYFTGRGIKGLVSKGFFTGVGVVPVDRTGGSAAEAALQTGLRILGEGKLLGIYPEGTRAPDNRLYRGKTGVARLALKSRVPVIPMAMVNTFELMPPGRPYPRLGIRPGVRFGEPMDFSRHYGREDDHEVLREITDEIMMAIQRLSGQEYVDRYSAEVKAELAGKEVRPVEEDDGGLSDRG
- the macS gene encoding MacS family sensor histidine kinase, coding for MTAAEPRGTGLETALWRAVAVYRGLALGYAAVVIAMNHGGYAHPFGGWAVLAVMAGWTGYASFAFGPAAFASTGRARRGRPLLAADLAVAAGCVLATAWVEASGNIAAGRPTLPVSWVAAAVLSWAVAGGRRAGVAAAAVLAAANLMVHAVAGTSGGIGGTTFNGIVLLFLAGLVVGHVVRLAREAEARLARAVELEAATRERERLARRIHDSVLQVLAMVQRRGGELGGEAAELGRLAGEQEAALRALVGAGPAVPPADASGAGTDLRPLLAGHASTSVTVSTPATEVRLPAHAAGEVEAAVAAALDNVRRHCGEGARAWVLLEDGEGEVTVSVRDDGPGVPPGRLDRAAADGRLGVAQSIRGRIADLGGTVSIVSGEGDGTEVEMTVPRARV
- a CDS encoding response regulator, whose amino-acid sequence is MVVDDHPMWREAVARDLGEAGHDVVATAGEGRAAVRIAAAARPQVAVVDLQLPDLSGVEVTRRLAAADPPVRVLVLSASGEQQDVLEAVKAGATGYLLKSAAREEFLDAVRRTGEGDAVFTPGLAGLVLGEYRRLAAAPARADDDAPRLTERETEVLRLVAKGLTYKQIAQRLVLSHRTVQNHVQNTLGKLQLHNRVELVRYAIEKGLDEEE
- a CDS encoding TIGR04222 domain-containing membrane protein: MADEILGPALGFLAAHLLAGLALLAVLRRMRAAVRRGSPPARELHPYEVAYLQGGGRHAIAASVTALRLDGAADAYADGRLLATEPSGAGPRAAGTPLDAAVFGAVAHLRAGTLAEITAEPGVRAALDQLRDGLAAQGMVLAPAGRRRLRTLQGVMFGWILLGFAAFVVSDAFSGFAGKAVPMAGLIALGFGALGLDSGAERTREGELAVERAKESRPDLDPANEPAYAGLPAPAVLMGVALFGTAALMALDPAFAQTVGLGRYLEMAGAAASSGGYSGSSCSSTASVCSSSSCGGGGSCGGGSGGGGSGCGGGGGCGGGGCGGGS